A genomic region of Alistipes megaguti contains the following coding sequences:
- a CDS encoding DUF5019 domain-containing protein → MKKILYALTLVGLAAALAGCTTGNEYDAKFDTPDGIYITGDATLFSTEASYGMLQPMQDPRLNSLMTWLSPQGSFRISLVGPDHTPVVYGMGEPVDRGNGLPTYTLSRNGQGFTVTGEGLYQVIVNSSLGELTVIPVTMRILSDKELTVDGAHEVLFDAPSYDRTNHLVTWHSSQDPMRILAAEYRFSYSEQGSLNVPLADGEEYTVTTSYTGLEASSKTNLLTTEWQPLTGSSDVALSLKRQGDYVIELQYDVRQTLFTARIEGEEYIEPEAQGYPERLYMTDGDWSSAVEMTPCGAAGNGVFWTLASVSTDKGLRWSTSGTDADAFASLTENHGFQVVDAEAVPDESGARLIFVDLHKGVLALEVPELYGMGECFAGLDVAFTQEGDRFTVTTQTDGNLRMYAVCPWNTREWDSMEFGILGNRIVYRGVGDELPAVPVAAGVPVEVDFATGEAMLQVPLTPAADVPASGPIYMIASGYGNMNWGSSEDVIGLNRIWSDKSMWLAVRYFEAGTRIRFSTEGSMFGKGEFVSLDNNFGFTEESGYAVIEQAGTYAVYVNLGKRIVAIQPATIYTYGTASSSTSDANVNSPFVASADGKTLTYTVENEGSLRFHPDIEAFGSDVSRWKREYYVDLTTLDIRQRLEGEDEPNKDYVWKPGTVIELNFKTMKATITE, encoded by the coding sequence ATGAAAAAGATACTTTACGCACTGACACTTGTCGGACTGGCTGCCGCCTTGGCCGGCTGCACGACAGGTAACGAGTACGACGCGAAGTTTGACACGCCCGACGGCATCTACATCACGGGCGATGCCACGCTCTTCTCGACCGAAGCCAGCTACGGGATGCTGCAGCCGATGCAGGATCCGCGCCTGAACTCACTGATGACCTGGCTCTCGCCGCAGGGGAGTTTCCGTATCTCGCTGGTGGGCCCGGACCACACCCCCGTCGTCTACGGCATGGGGGAACCGGTTGACCGCGGAAACGGACTTCCGACCTACACTCTCTCCCGGAACGGGCAGGGCTTCACCGTCACCGGCGAAGGGCTCTACCAGGTCATTGTCAACAGTTCGCTCGGCGAACTGACCGTCATTCCGGTCACGATGCGCATCCTCAGCGACAAGGAACTCACCGTCGACGGTGCTCATGAGGTACTCTTCGACGCCCCGAGCTACGACCGCACCAACCACCTGGTCACCTGGCATTCGTCGCAGGATCCCATGCGGATTCTTGCCGCGGAGTACCGGTTCTCCTATTCGGAGCAGGGAAGCCTGAACGTGCCGCTGGCCGACGGGGAAGAGTACACCGTCACGACCTCCTATACGGGTCTTGAGGCCAGTTCGAAGACCAACCTGCTGACGACCGAATGGCAGCCGCTGACCGGCTCGTCCGACGTGGCGCTCAGCCTCAAGCGGCAGGGTGACTACGTCATCGAGCTGCAGTACGACGTCCGCCAGACCCTCTTCACGGCCCGCATCGAGGGCGAAGAGTACATCGAGCCCGAAGCCCAGGGCTATCCCGAAAGGCTCTACATGACCGACGGTGACTGGAGTTCGGCCGTCGAGATGACACCGTGCGGCGCCGCAGGCAACGGCGTCTTCTGGACGCTGGCCAGCGTCTCGACCGACAAGGGGCTGAGGTGGTCGACCTCGGGCACCGATGCCGACGCCTTCGCCTCATTGACCGAGAACCACGGATTCCAGGTTGTCGACGCCGAGGCCGTACCCGACGAATCGGGCGCCCGGCTGATCTTCGTCGACCTGCACAAGGGTGTTCTCGCCCTCGAGGTCCCCGAACTCTACGGTATGGGCGAATGCTTCGCGGGGCTCGACGTGGCCTTCACGCAGGAGGGCGATCGCTTCACGGTAACGACCCAGACGGACGGCAACCTGCGCATGTATGCCGTCTGCCCGTGGAACACGCGCGAATGGGACAGCATGGAGTTCGGCATCCTGGGCAACCGGATCGTCTACCGCGGTGTCGGGGACGAACTGCCGGCCGTACCCGTAGCGGCGGGAGTTCCCGTCGAGGTGGACTTCGCAACGGGCGAAGCCATGCTGCAGGTTCCGCTCACACCCGCAGCCGACGTTCCCGCCAGCGGACCGATCTACATGATCGCCAGCGGTTACGGCAACATGAACTGGGGATCGTCCGAAGATGTGATCGGGCTCAACCGGATCTGGAGCGACAAGAGCATGTGGCTGGCCGTACGTTACTTCGAGGCCGGGACCCGGATCCGTTTCTCGACCGAGGGCAGCATGTTCGGCAAGGGTGAGTTCGTCTCGCTGGACAACAACTTCGGCTTCACCGAAGAGTCGGGCTACGCCGTCATCGAACAGGCCGGCACCTACGCCGTCTACGTCAACCTGGGCAAACGCATCGTCGCCATCCAGCCCGCAACCATCTACACCTACGGCACGGCATCGTCATCAACCTCCGACGCAAACGTCAACTCGCCATTCGTCGCCTCGGCCGACGGCAAGACGCTCACCTATACGGTCGAAAACGAGGGAAGTCTGCGGTTCCATCCCGACATCGAGGCCTTCGGGTCGGATGTCTCGCGCTGGAAACGGGAATACTACGTAGATCTGACGACTCTCGACATCCGGCAGCGTCTGGAAGGCGAGGACGAGCCGAACAAGGACTACGTCTGGAAGCCCGGAACGGTCATCGAGCTGAACTTCAAGACAATGAAAGCCACCATCACGGAATAG
- a CDS encoding thiazole synthase: MNELVIGGRTFRSRLFVGTGKFSSNELMSRAITASETEMVTVAMKRVDMSNPQDDLLAHIRRPGVQLLPNTSGVRNAEEAVLAAQLAREAFGTNFIKLEIHPDPKYLLPDPIETLRATEELAKMGFVVLPYIQADPVLCKRLEEAGAATVMPLAAPIGTNKGLVTRELLEIIIEQSNVPVVVDAGLGAPSHAAAAMELGADAVLVNTAIAVAGDPERMARAFARAVEAGREAYESGLGAQSRHAEASSPLTSFLD, translated from the coding sequence ATGAACGAATTGGTAATCGGCGGACGGACGTTCCGTTCGCGTCTGTTCGTCGGCACGGGCAAGTTCAGCTCCAACGAGTTGATGTCGCGTGCCATCACCGCCTCGGAGACCGAGATGGTCACCGTGGCCATGAAACGGGTCGACATGTCCAATCCGCAGGACGACCTGCTGGCCCATATCCGCCGTCCGGGCGTGCAGCTGCTCCCGAACACCTCGGGCGTGCGCAACGCCGAGGAGGCCGTTCTGGCGGCCCAGCTGGCCCGCGAGGCCTTCGGGACGAACTTCATCAAGCTGGAGATCCACCCCGATCCGAAATACCTGCTGCCCGACCCGATCGAAACGCTCCGCGCCACGGAGGAGCTGGCCAAGATGGGCTTCGTCGTGCTGCCCTACATCCAGGCCGACCCCGTGCTGTGCAAGCGCCTCGAGGAGGCCGGTGCCGCCACCGTCATGCCGCTTGCGGCACCGATCGGCACGAACAAGGGTCTCGTGACGCGTGAACTGCTCGAGATCATCATCGAACAGAGCAACGTTCCCGTGGTGGTCGATGCCGGCCTGGGCGCGCCGTCGCACGCCGCCGCAGCCATGGAGCTGGGGGCCGACGCCGTGCTGGTCAACACGGCCATCGCCGTAGCGGGTGATCCCGAACGGATGGCCCGGGCCTTCGCACGCGCCGTCGAGGCGGGCCGCGAAGCCTATGAATCGGGACTGGGCGCCCAGTCGCGCCATGCCGAAGCAAGCAGCCCGCTGACCTCGTTCCTCGACTAA
- a CDS encoding thiamine phosphate synthase, which yields MLQFITHRNDRYDEISGTRAVLEGGCRWVQLRMKDAPDEEFLRVGREVGRLCRQYGATFLLDDRVHLVTKLGADGVHLGKNDMPPREARTLLPAGTIIGATANTFEDIERAAAAGADYIGLGPFRFTQTKRNLSPILGLEGYREIFTRCRAAGITLPVVAIGGITAADIAQILATGATGIALSGALLGAADPAEETRKIVDILKQHKS from the coding sequence ATGTTGCAATTCATCACACATCGGAACGACCGATACGACGAAATCTCGGGCACACGGGCCGTCCTCGAGGGGGGCTGTCGCTGGGTGCAGCTCCGCATGAAGGATGCCCCGGACGAGGAGTTCCTGCGCGTGGGACGCGAGGTGGGACGCCTGTGCCGCCAGTACGGCGCGACGTTCCTCCTGGACGACCGCGTGCACCTGGTCACGAAACTCGGTGCCGACGGCGTCCATCTGGGCAAGAACGACATGCCGCCGCGCGAGGCCCGCACGCTGCTCCCCGCCGGAACGATCATCGGCGCGACGGCCAATACGTTCGAGGATATCGAACGGGCCGCAGCGGCCGGTGCCGACTACATCGGGCTGGGGCCGTTCCGCTTCACCCAAACCAAACGCAATCTGAGCCCCATCCTCGGGCTGGAGGGTTACCGGGAGATCTTCACACGCTGCCGCGCGGCGGGCATCACGCTGCCGGTGGTGGCCATCGGCGGCATCACGGCCGCCGACATTGCGCAGATCCTCGCCACGGGAGCCACGGGCATCGCCCTTTCGGGAGCGCTGCTCGGCGCCGCCGACCCCGCGGAGGAGACTCGCAAAATCGTCGATATTCTAAAACAACACAAATCATGA
- a CDS encoding cyclophilin-like fold protein: MKKRMFLMALFGWIFAGVAACSPEDAGTVSPAGGQGTVQTPGSGSDDETQTPADPDDPNDSDTPGENENDDQNPQNMKINVTVGGRTYTATLEDNAAARAFLGLLPLELDMTELNGNEKYCDLPQSLPTESFRPGTIRTGDLLLWGSRTVVLFYETFSSSYSYTRLGRLDDPSGLAAAVGSGSVRVTFAR; encoded by the coding sequence ATGAAAAAACGCATGTTTTTGATGGCGCTTTTCGGCTGGATCTTTGCCGGAGTTGCGGCCTGCAGCCCGGAGGATGCCGGGACCGTCTCACCCGCAGGCGGGCAGGGGACGGTCCAGACGCCCGGTTCGGGGTCGGACGACGAGACGCAGACCCCCGCAGATCCCGACGACCCGAATGATTCGGACACCCCCGGAGAGAATGAAAATGACGATCAGAACCCGCAGAATATGAAAATCAACGTAACGGTGGGCGGCCGCACCTATACGGCAACTCTCGAAGACAATGCCGCCGCACGGGCCTTTCTCGGACTGTTGCCGCTGGAGTTGGACATGACCGAACTGAACGGCAACGAGAAGTATTGTGACCTGCCGCAGAGCCTTCCGACAGAGAGTTTCCGTCCGGGAACCATCCGCACGGGAGACCTGCTGCTCTGGGGATCCCGTACGGTGGTCCTTTTCTACGAGACGTTCTCCTCGTCGTACAGCTATACGCGTCTGGGGCGTCTGGACGATCCCTCGGGACTTGCCGCAGCGGTCGGCAGCGGCAGTGTCCGTGTGACGTTTGCCCGGTAG
- a CDS encoding alpha/beta hydrolase, producing the protein MNSVQARKNDRTFAPSDRVTVERVHFRTRFGTTLAGDLYKPKNAVGKLPALAVCGPFGAVKEQASGLYAQTMAERGFAAVAFDPSFTGESTGEPRYMASPDINTEDFSAAVDFLVLRDDVDPERIGIIGICGWGGLALNAAAIDTRIKATVSSTMYDMSRVTANGYFDSMDADGRYELRRQLNAQRTEDARTGTHALAGGVVDPLPADAPQFVRDYYDYYKTPRGYHSRSLNSNGGWARTSALSFLNTKLLSYSDEIRSAVLMIHGEKAHSRYFSEDAFKRLKGDNKQLVIIPGASHVDLYDRMDIIPFDRIERFFRDNLR; encoded by the coding sequence ATGAACAGCGTGCAAGCCCGGAAGAATGACCGGACCTTTGCGCCGAGCGATCGGGTCACCGTCGAGCGTGTCCATTTTCGGACCCGTTTCGGCACGACCTTGGCCGGCGATCTCTACAAACCGAAAAATGCCGTGGGCAAACTGCCTGCCCTGGCTGTCTGCGGCCCCTTCGGCGCCGTCAAGGAGCAGGCCTCGGGGCTCTATGCCCAGACGATGGCCGAACGCGGCTTCGCAGCCGTGGCCTTCGACCCCTCGTTTACCGGTGAAAGTACGGGCGAACCCCGCTACATGGCTTCGCCCGATATCAATACCGAGGATTTCTCGGCGGCCGTTGACTTCCTTGTGCTGCGCGACGACGTCGATCCCGAGCGCATCGGCATCATCGGCATCTGCGGCTGGGGCGGTCTGGCCCTCAATGCCGCCGCCATCGACACCCGCATCAAGGCCACGGTCAGCTCGACGATGTACGACATGAGCCGCGTGACGGCCAACGGCTACTTCGATTCAATGGATGCCGACGGCCGCTACGAACTCCGCCGTCAGCTCAATGCCCAGCGGACCGAAGATGCCCGCACGGGCACTCATGCCCTGGCCGGCGGGGTGGTTGATCCGCTGCCTGCCGATGCCCCGCAGTTCGTCCGGGACTACTACGACTACTACAAGACGCCGCGCGGATACCATTCCCGCTCGCTGAACTCCAATGGCGGCTGGGCCCGTACGTCGGCCCTCTCGTTCCTCAATACGAAGCTGCTCTCCTACAGCGACGAGATCCGCTCGGCGGTGCTGATGATCCACGGCGAAAAGGCCCACTCGCGTTACTTCAGCGAGGATGCCTTCAAACGCCTCAAGGGCGACAACAAGCAGTTGGTGATCATTCCCGGCGCCAGCCACGTCGATCTCTACGACCGGATGGACATTATCCCCTTTGACCGCATCGAGCGTTTCTTCCGCGATAATCTCCGATAA
- the thiS gene encoding sulfur carrier protein ThiS — MEVTINHKPVGVETPMSLAELLAHEGIPAEGVAVAVNNRVVPRSEWASKPLEEGMKITVIRAVCGG, encoded by the coding sequence ATGGAAGTAACCATCAATCACAAGCCGGTCGGAGTCGAGACTCCGATGAGTCTGGCCGAACTGCTCGCGCACGAGGGAATCCCCGCCGAAGGGGTTGCCGTTGCGGTGAACAACCGCGTGGTGCCGCGCAGCGAATGGGCCTCGAAACCCCTCGAGGAGGGGATGAAGATCACCGTCATCCGAGCCGTCTGCGGAGGATGA
- a CDS encoding SusF/SusE family outer membrane protein has translation MKKRLFAMFLMLTALGGASCQDDTTESDPAVVLNQPTLTATPDEVVITGSETSSVLELEWSPAAQTENVTYTLIYGLSGETTTHALKCGTDLIKRFSRQEIDALRTELGVETDAFGLDFCVEANHSAVPQAVTSPTVNVAIRYDIPEVVLPLELYPIGDSFAWGWKRDKAEKMSTEDHVTFTWTGDLSAGAFKFLTHESIANKSWLPSYNRNETAEEYWTMVLRSDESTPDTQFKIDEAGNYTITLNVETLAVKVIRNDEPEEPEVVTEEQLYVYGLSGSDRVPMTSADKTLWSWTGEAKAGKFKFFCVDTGWFPSYNYDRTENGVIYAYKREQGNARDDLFEITEAGNYTFTIDVNTLVVTISRNEAPELTTEEQLYVYGLSGSDRIPMTSADKTTWSWTGNTAAGRFKFFCVDTGWFPSYNYDRTENGVIHAYKREQGDARDDLFEITEEGNYTFTINVHTLVVTIVRNGDRTDQEPPAPSYEYDGLWLYGTANPNGSKLANMIRLETQDNLIFTYEGNLNGGGNGISFKFMCYADKWWPAFVRDGEETSMKMLYSNGEWTRPSMSSKAVTTA, from the coding sequence ATGAAAAAGAGACTTTTCGCAATGTTCCTGATGCTGACGGCGCTTGGTGGCGCATCGTGTCAGGACGACACGACGGAGAGTGATCCGGCAGTGGTTCTGAACCAGCCGACACTCACCGCAACGCCGGACGAAGTCGTTATTACCGGCTCCGAGACCTCGTCCGTTCTGGAACTCGAATGGAGCCCGGCCGCACAGACCGAGAACGTCACCTACACGCTGATCTACGGTTTGAGCGGCGAAACGACCACCCATGCCCTCAAATGCGGCACGGATCTCATCAAACGGTTCTCCAGACAGGAGATCGATGCCTTGAGGACGGAACTGGGCGTCGAGACCGATGCCTTCGGCCTGGACTTCTGCGTGGAGGCCAACCACTCGGCCGTACCGCAGGCCGTGACCTCGCCGACGGTGAACGTAGCGATCCGTTACGACATTCCCGAGGTAGTTCTTCCGCTCGAACTCTATCCGATCGGCGACAGTTTCGCCTGGGGATGGAAGCGGGACAAGGCCGAGAAGATGTCCACGGAGGATCATGTCACCTTCACCTGGACCGGAGATCTCTCCGCAGGAGCCTTCAAGTTCCTCACGCACGAATCGATTGCCAACAAGAGCTGGCTGCCGAGCTACAACCGCAACGAGACGGCCGAAGAGTACTGGACGATGGTCCTGCGCAGCGACGAATCCACTCCCGACACGCAGTTCAAGATCGACGAGGCGGGCAACTACACGATCACGCTCAACGTCGAGACGCTGGCCGTCAAGGTGATCCGCAATGATGAACCCGAAGAACCCGAGGTGGTCACCGAGGAGCAGCTCTATGTCTACGGGCTGTCGGGCTCCGACCGCGTACCGATGACCTCGGCCGACAAGACGCTCTGGAGCTGGACGGGAGAGGCCAAGGCCGGGAAATTCAAATTCTTCTGCGTCGACACGGGGTGGTTCCCGTCGTACAACTACGACCGTACGGAAAACGGGGTGATCTATGCCTACAAGCGCGAACAGGGCAATGCCCGGGATGATCTGTTCGAAATCACGGAGGCGGGCAACTACACCTTCACCATCGATGTCAACACCCTGGTGGTAACCATCTCCCGCAACGAAGCGCCGGAACTGACCACCGAGGAGCAGCTCTACGTCTACGGGCTGTCAGGATCCGACCGCATACCGATGACTTCGGCCGACAAGACGACCTGGAGCTGGACGGGGAATACCGCAGCCGGACGATTCAAGTTCTTCTGCGTCGACACGGGATGGTTCCCGTCGTACAACTACGACCGTACGGAAAACGGGGTGATCCATGCCTACAAGCGCGAACAGGGCGATGCCCGGGACGATTTGTTCGAGATCACGGAGGAGGGCAACTACACCTTCACCATCAACGTCCATACGCTGGTGGTCACCATCGTCCGCAACGGCGACCGCACCGACCAGGAGCCGCCCGCCCCGAGCTACGAATACGACGGGCTCTGGCTCTATGGAACGGCCAATCCGAACGGAAGCAAACTGGCCAACATGATCCGTCTCGAAACCCAGGACAACCTGATCTTCACCTACGAGGGCAATCTGAATGGCGGAGGCAACGGCATTTCATTCAAGTTCATGTGCTATGCCGACAAATGGTGGCCGGCCTTTGTCCGCGACGGCGAAGAGACCTCGATGAAGATGCTCTACTCAAACGGAGAGTGGACAAGGCCTTCTATGTCCAGCAAAGCGGTTACTACCGCCTGA
- a CDS encoding DapH/DapD/GlmU-related protein, producing the protein MTLEAFLAHVAARRPLDTPEIAALMNEMNGRARRITCAINGAYHTQEELREWMGRLFGRTVDPSFRLFPPFYTDFGRNIHLGRNVFINAGCHFQDHGGVTLGDGTLVGHNVVFATLNHRLDPAHRAEMIPAPIIVGRNVWIGSNATILQGVTIGDGAVVAAGAVVTRDVEPNTIVGGAPARRIRRIEVGEAVESDKR; encoded by the coding sequence ATGACACTCGAAGCCTTTCTTGCACATGTGGCCGCACGCAGGCCGCTCGATACGCCCGAGATCGCGGCCTTGATGAACGAGATGAACGGCCGTGCGCGCCGCATCACCTGTGCGATCAATGGTGCCTACCACACGCAGGAGGAGCTGCGCGAGTGGATGGGCCGGCTGTTCGGTCGGACGGTCGATCCCTCGTTCCGCCTCTTCCCGCCCTTCTACACCGATTTCGGCCGCAATATCCACCTGGGCCGCAACGTCTTCATCAATGCCGGCTGCCACTTTCAGGACCATGGCGGGGTGACGCTGGGCGACGGTACGCTCGTGGGTCACAACGTGGTTTTCGCGACGCTGAACCATCGTCTCGATCCGGCGCATCGGGCCGAAATGATCCCGGCACCGATCATCGTGGGGCGCAACGTCTGGATCGGCTCGAACGCCACGATCCTCCAGGGGGTAACGATCGGCGACGGAGCCGTCGTGGCGGCCGGAGCCGTCGTGACGCGGGACGTCGAGCCGAATACCATCGTCGGCGGAGCCCCGGCCCGCCGGATCCGCCGCATCGAGGTCGGCGAGGCTGTCGAATCCGATAAACGGTAA
- a CDS encoding thiamine phosphate synthase, translated as MMRIVVITAPDFVRGEAETIGRLLDAGIDRLHLRKPASEEGAMRRLIESLPEALYPRLSLHDHLPLAAEYGLGGVHLNGRNPEAPKGFAGLRSRSCHTLGELTACAATTDYRFLSPIFDSISKSGYRSAFDEEVLRRASRQGVIDARTLALGGVEPERLPLLHDVGFGGAALLGCIWRDTSREGLRQTLRRIEQYRNA; from the coding sequence ATGATGCGGATCGTCGTCATCACGGCGCCCGACTTCGTCCGGGGCGAGGCGGAGACGATCGGCCGCCTGCTCGACGCAGGGATCGACCGCCTCCACCTGCGCAAACCCGCGTCGGAGGAGGGCGCCATGCGGCGGCTCATCGAGTCGCTGCCCGAGGCGTTGTACCCGCGTCTGAGTCTGCACGACCACCTGCCGCTGGCCGCCGAATACGGGCTGGGAGGCGTCCACCTCAACGGCCGCAATCCGGAGGCGCCGAAGGGTTTCGCGGGATTGCGGAGCCGTTCGTGCCACACGCTCGGGGAGCTCACGGCCTGCGCCGCAACGACCGACTACCGCTTCCTGAGCCCGATTTTCGACAGCATCTCCAAGAGCGGCTACCGGTCGGCCTTCGACGAAGAGGTGCTGCGCCGGGCCTCGCGGCAGGGGGTGATCGATGCGCGGACGCTGGCACTGGGCGGCGTCGAACCCGAACGGCTGCCGCTGCTGCACGACGTGGGATTCGGAGGTGCGGCGCTGCTGGGGTGCATCTGGCGCGACACCTCCCGCGAGGGGTTGCGGCAGACGCTCCGACGGATCGAACAGTATAGAAACGCATAG
- a CDS encoding beta-N-acetylhexosaminidase encodes MKTLKIQLALTILLFAGNLRAQTTTADYGSVIPQPALLEESAGEAPFVLDGRTCIHPGAGLAREAEFLREYILEMCGIEVPIVKRSPKRRVIELRISSQITGREAYAVEIDAERVVISGATSAGVFYGIQTLRKSLPVADCTQVLLPAAAIGSTPRFGYRGAMLDVSRHFFDVEFVKEFIDMLALHNINRFHWHLTDDQGWRIEIASYPRLTEIGSYRPQTIVGRHGEGGYDRIPHAGYYTREQAAEIVRYAAERHIDVIPEIDMPGHMVAALAAYPELGCTGGPYAVRTRWEIADEVLCVGQQRTLDFVKGVLDEILEIFPSEWIHIGGDECPKQFWKECPHCQRKITELGFDREENPEERLQGWFMREVSNYLGSRGRHIIGWDEILEGDCVGPHDIIMSWRGDKGGITAAGKHIRTIMASEKVLYFDRYQTPGRQQVEPLGFGGCNTLERVYAYDPLASIPAGLEKYVLGCQGSLWTEYVATENHAMHMFLPRAAALAEIQWADPATKDYEAFLRRLPRLLEIYRLYGWTYAPYVLEEIRTLTPENHKTTDKP; translated from the coding sequence ATGAAAACGCTGAAAATCCAACTGGCGCTGACCATTCTGCTGTTTGCCGGAAACCTCCGGGCACAAACCACCACAGCAGACTACGGTTCCGTCATTCCGCAGCCGGCCCTTCTTGAAGAGTCGGCGGGTGAAGCCCCCTTCGTCCTCGACGGGCGGACCTGCATCCATCCGGGTGCGGGTCTGGCCCGGGAGGCCGAATTTCTCCGGGAATACATCCTGGAGATGTGCGGCATCGAAGTCCCTATTGTGAAACGATCCCCGAAACGGAGGGTCATCGAATTGCGGATATCGTCGCAGATCACCGGCCGTGAAGCCTATGCGGTGGAGATCGATGCGGAGAGGGTCGTCATCTCGGGAGCTACCTCCGCAGGAGTCTTCTACGGCATCCAGACGCTGCGCAAATCGCTGCCCGTGGCCGACTGTACGCAGGTGTTGCTCCCGGCCGCGGCCATCGGCAGCACTCCGCGTTTTGGCTACCGGGGCGCAATGCTTGACGTGTCGCGCCATTTCTTCGATGTGGAGTTTGTCAAGGAGTTCATCGACATGCTCGCCCTGCACAACATCAACCGTTTTCACTGGCATTTGACCGACGACCAGGGGTGGCGCATCGAGATCGCCTCCTACCCGCGGCTCACCGAGATCGGTTCGTACCGCCCGCAGACAATCGTCGGACGACACGGCGAGGGCGGCTACGACCGGATTCCGCATGCCGGCTACTACACCCGCGAGCAGGCCGCCGAAATCGTGCGGTACGCCGCCGAGCGACACATCGACGTGATTCCCGAAATCGACATGCCGGGACACATGGTGGCCGCGCTGGCCGCCTATCCCGAGTTGGGGTGTACCGGCGGCCCCTATGCGGTGCGCACCCGCTGGGAGATTGCCGACGAGGTGCTCTGCGTCGGGCAGCAGCGGACGCTCGACTTCGTCAAGGGGGTGCTCGACGAGATCCTGGAGATCTTCCCCTCGGAGTGGATCCACATCGGAGGCGACGAATGCCCCAAACAGTTCTGGAAGGAGTGTCCGCACTGCCAGCGCAAGATTACCGAACTGGGCTTCGACCGGGAAGAGAATCCCGAAGAGCGGCTGCAGGGATGGTTCATGCGCGAAGTTTCGAACTACCTCGGCTCCCGGGGCCGGCACATCATCGGGTGGGACGAGATCCTCGAAGGCGATTGCGTGGGACCCCACGACATCATCATGTCGTGGCGGGGCGACAAGGGCGGCATCACGGCTGCCGGAAAGCATATCCGCACCATCATGGCTTCGGAGAAGGTGCTCTATTTCGACCGCTACCAGACCCCCGGGCGCCAGCAGGTCGAACCGCTCGGCTTCGGAGGCTGCAATACGCTGGAGCGGGTCTACGCCTACGATCCGCTGGCATCGATCCCCGCCGGACTCGAAAAGTATGTACTGGGCTGCCAGGGCAGTCTGTGGACCGAGTACGTGGCCACGGAGAATCACGCCATGCACATGTTCCTTCCGCGGGCCGCGGCTCTGGCCGAGATTCAGTGGGCCGACCCCGCCACGAAGGATTACGAGGCCTTTCTGAGGCGGTTGCCCAGGCTGCTGGAGATCTACCGGCTCTACGGATGGACCTACGCGCCCTATGTCCTGGAGGAGATCCGGACACTCACGCCTGAAAACCACAAAACGACAGATAAACCATGA